In the Candidatus Krumholzibacteriia bacterium genome, one interval contains:
- a CDS encoding alpha/beta fold hydrolase, with amino-acid sequence MRRIIVLFLIVGGLVVSSSGCGSTRDWYHLPVTQFDEIDYTRPVKTVQVRNLEVAYIEAGAENDQTLVLIHGLGSNAKAWLRNLDAWGRTHHVIALDLPGYGRSTKGDLPYSLSFYAQVIVEMLDELGVESADWGGHSMGGQIAMLAALEYPERVERLALFAPAGIERFEEGEGQWLRGALTPEFVEDTTIRNIAVNLHANFYDTPEDAEFMITDRIRIRGAEGFDEYAYAVSRNVGAMIDEPTQESLGEIAQPTLIVFGEYDQLIPNRYLHGGRSEDVGRRGEEEIPDATLLMVDDAGHFVQFEGAEVVNPVVADFIER; translated from the coding sequence ATGCGACGCATCATCGTCCTGTTCCTGATCGTGGGAGGCCTGGTCGTGAGCTCCAGCGGATGCGGTTCGACCCGCGACTGGTACCACCTTCCCGTGACCCAGTTCGACGAGATCGACTACACCCGTCCGGTGAAGACGGTCCAGGTTCGCAACCTCGAGGTGGCCTACATCGAGGCCGGTGCCGAGAACGACCAGACCCTGGTCCTGATCCACGGCCTGGGCAGCAACGCGAAGGCGTGGCTGCGCAACCTCGACGCGTGGGGCCGCACGCACCACGTGATCGCGCTCGACCTGCCGGGCTACGGTCGCTCGACCAAGGGCGACCTGCCGTACTCGCTGAGCTTCTACGCGCAGGTGATCGTCGAGATGCTCGACGAACTGGGCGTGGAGTCCGCGGACTGGGGTGGACACTCCATGGGCGGACAGATCGCCATGCTCGCCGCGCTCGAGTACCCCGAACGCGTCGAACGACTGGCGTTGTTCGCCCCGGCCGGGATCGAGCGCTTCGAAGAAGGAGAGGGTCAGTGGCTGCGGGGGGCGCTGACGCCGGAGTTCGTGGAGGACACCACGATCCGCAACATCGCGGTGAACCTGCACGCGAATTTCTACGACACGCCCGAAGACGCCGAGTTCATGATCACCGACCGGATCCGGATCCGTGGGGCCGAGGGCTTCGACGAGTACGCCTACGCGGTCTCGCGCAACGTGGGTGCGATGATCGACGAGCCGACGCAGGAGAGTCTCGGCGAGATCGCCCAGCCCACGCTGATCGTCTTCGGAGAGTACGACCAGTTGATCCCGAATCGCTATCTGCACGGGGGCCGGAGCGAAGACGTCGGTCGGCGTGGCGAAGAGGAGATCCCCGACGCCACCCTGTTGATGGTGGACGACGCCGGGCACTTCGTGCAGTTCGAGGGCGCAGAGGTCGTGAATCCGGTGGTGGCGGATTTCATCGAGCGCTGA